A single region of the Streptomyces caelestis genome encodes:
- the rpmE gene encoding 50S ribosomal protein L31, producing the protein MKRDIHPAYVETQVSCTCGASFTTRSTIESGAIRADVCSECHPFYTGKQKILDTGGRVARFEARFGKAAGSKK; encoded by the coding sequence TTGAAGCGCGACATCCACCCCGCGTACGTCGAGACGCAGGTCAGCTGCACCTGCGGCGCGTCGTTCACCACCCGCAGCACCATCGAGTCCGGCGCGATCCGCGCCGACGTGTGCTCCGAGTGCCACCCGTTCTACACGGGCAAGCAGAAGATCCTCGACACCGGTGGCCGCGTGGCCCGCTTCGAGGCCCGCTTCGGCAAGGCCGCCGGCTCCAAGAAGTAG
- the prfA gene encoding peptide chain release factor 1 has protein sequence MFEAVEELVAEHADLEKKLSDPSVHSDQANARKLNKRYAALTPIVATYRSWTQTGDDIETAREFAADDPDFVAEVKELEQRREELTEKLRLLLVPRDPSDDKDVILEIKAGAGGDESALFAGDLLRMYLRYAERVGWKTEIIDATESELGGYKDVQVAVKTKGGQGATEPGQGVWARLKYEGGVHRVQRVPATESQGRIHTSAAGVLVTPEAEEVDVEINPNDLRIDVYRSSGPGGQSVNTTDSAVRITHVPTGVVASCQNEKSQLQNKEQALRILRSRLLAIAQEEAERNAADARRSQVRTVDRSEKIRTYNFPENRISDHRVGYKAYNLDQVLDGDLDAVIQACVDADSAAKLAAA, from the coding sequence ATGTTCGAGGCCGTCGAGGAACTCGTCGCCGAGCACGCCGACCTGGAGAAGAAGCTCTCCGACCCGTCGGTCCACTCCGACCAGGCCAACGCGCGCAAGCTGAACAAGCGTTACGCCGCGCTCACCCCGATCGTCGCCACGTACCGCTCCTGGACGCAGACGGGCGACGACATCGAGACCGCGCGCGAGTTCGCCGCCGACGACCCCGACTTCGTGGCCGAGGTCAAGGAGCTGGAACAGCGGCGCGAGGAGCTGACCGAGAAGCTGCGCCTCCTCCTCGTCCCGCGCGACCCCAGCGACGACAAGGACGTCATCCTCGAGATCAAGGCGGGCGCGGGCGGCGACGAGTCGGCCCTGTTCGCCGGCGACCTGCTGCGCATGTACCTGCGCTACGCCGAGCGCGTCGGCTGGAAGACCGAGATCATCGACGCCACCGAGTCCGAGCTGGGCGGCTACAAGGACGTCCAGGTGGCCGTGAAGACCAAGGGCGGCCAGGGTGCGACGGAGCCAGGACAGGGCGTGTGGGCCCGTCTGAAGTACGAGGGCGGCGTGCACCGCGTGCAGCGTGTCCCCGCCACCGAGTCCCAGGGCCGTATCCACACCTCCGCCGCCGGTGTCCTCGTCACCCCCGAGGCCGAGGAGGTCGACGTCGAGATCAACCCGAACGACCTCCGCATCGACGTCTACCGCTCGTCCGGGCCGGGCGGGCAGTCCGTCAACACCACCGACTCCGCGGTGCGCATCACGCACGTCCCGACCGGAGTCGTCGCCTCCTGCCAGAACGAGAAGAGCCAGCTGCAGAACAAGGAGCAGGCACTGCGTATCCTGCGCTCCAGGCTGCTCGCCATCGCGCAGGAGGAAGCGGAGAGGAACGCCGCGGACGCCCGCCGCAGTCAGGTCCGCACCGTCGACCGCTCCGAGAAGATCCGCACGTACAACTTCCCGGAGAACCGCATCTCGGACCACCGTGTCGGCTACAAGGCGTACAACCTGGACCAGGTCCTGGACGGCGACCTCGACGCGGTGATCCAGGCCTGCGTCGACGCGGACTCGGCGGCGAAGCTCGCGGCCGCGTAG
- the prmC gene encoding peptide chain release factor N(5)-glutamine methyltransferase produces the protein MLLAEVAQATQRLADAGVPSPRTDAEELAAFVHGVKRGELHSVKDSDFDARYWEVIARREAREPLQHITGRAYFRYLELQVGPGVFVPRPETESVVGWAIDAVRAMDVVEPCIVDLCTGSGAIALALAQEVPRSRVHAVELSEDALRWTRKNVEGSRVELRQGDALTAFPDLDGQVDLVISNPPYIPLTEWEYVAPEARDYDPDLALFSGEDGLDLIRGLERTAHRLLRPGGVVVVEHADTQGGQVPWIFAEDRGWTDAADHPDLNNRPRFATARKALP, from the coding sequence GTGCTGCTCGCGGAGGTGGCCCAGGCCACCCAGCGGCTCGCCGACGCCGGCGTGCCCTCGCCGCGCACCGACGCGGAGGAGCTCGCCGCGTTCGTGCACGGCGTCAAGCGCGGCGAGCTGCACTCCGTCAAGGACTCCGACTTCGACGCCCGCTACTGGGAGGTCATCGCCCGCCGCGAGGCCCGCGAGCCGCTCCAGCACATCACCGGGCGGGCCTACTTCCGGTACCTGGAACTCCAGGTCGGCCCCGGAGTGTTCGTGCCGCGGCCCGAGACGGAGTCCGTGGTCGGCTGGGCCATAGACGCCGTACGGGCCATGGACGTCGTCGAGCCGTGCATCGTCGACCTGTGCACCGGCTCCGGCGCCATCGCGCTCGCCCTCGCCCAGGAGGTGCCGCGCTCGCGCGTGCACGCCGTGGAGCTGTCCGAGGACGCCCTCAGGTGGACCCGCAAGAACGTGGAGGGGTCCAGGGTCGAACTGCGCCAGGGAGACGCCCTGACGGCCTTCCCGGACCTCGACGGCCAGGTCGACCTGGTCATCTCCAACCCGCCGTACATCCCGCTCACCGAGTGGGAGTACGTCGCCCCCGAGGCGCGGGACTACGACCCCGACCTGGCCCTGTTCTCCGGCGAGGACGGCCTCGACCTCATCCGCGGCCTGGAACGCACCGCGCACCGGCTGCTGCGCCCCGGCGGCGTCGTGGTCGTGGAGCACGCCGACACCCAGGGCGGCCAGGTGCCGTGGATCTTCGCCGAGGACCGCGGCTGGACCGACGCCGCCGACCACCCGGACCTGAACAACCGCCCGCGTTTCGCCACGGCCCGCAAGGCACTGCCGTGA
- a CDS encoding L-threonylcarbamoyladenylate synthase encodes MARRYDTNDATDRVTGLREAASAVRRGELVVLPTDTVYGIGADAFSAEAVADLLDAKGRGRNMPTPVLIGSPNTLHGLVTDFSELAWELVDAFWPGALTLVAKHQPSLQWDLGDTRGTVAVRMPLHPVAIELLTEVGPMAVSSANLTGHPAPEDCDAAQEMLGDSVSVYLDGGPTPGNVPSSIVDVTREVPLLLRAGALSAEELRKVVPDLEVAN; translated from the coding sequence ATGGCACGGCGATACGACACCAACGACGCGACCGACCGTGTGACCGGTCTGCGCGAGGCAGCGTCCGCCGTCCGCCGTGGCGAGCTCGTGGTGCTGCCGACGGACACGGTGTACGGCATCGGCGCCGACGCGTTCTCCGCGGAGGCCGTCGCCGACCTGCTGGACGCCAAGGGCCGGGGCCGCAACATGCCCACCCCCGTCCTCATCGGCTCCCCGAACACGCTGCACGGGCTCGTCACGGACTTCTCGGAGCTGGCCTGGGAGCTGGTCGACGCCTTCTGGCCGGGCGCGCTGACGCTGGTCGCCAAGCACCAGCCGTCCCTCCAGTGGGACCTGGGCGACACCCGGGGCACGGTCGCCGTGCGCATGCCGCTGCACCCGGTCGCCATCGAACTGCTGACCGAGGTGGGCCCGATGGCCGTCTCCTCGGCCAACCTGACCGGCCACCCGGCGCCGGAGGACTGCGACGCCGCGCAGGAGATGCTCGGCGACTCCGTCTCCGTCTACCTGGACGGCGGCCCGACCCCCGGCAACGTCCCGTCGTCGATCGTCGACGTGACCCGTGAGGTGCCGCTGCTGCTGCGCGCCGGCGCGCTCTCCGCGGAAGAGCTGCGAAAGGTCGTACCCGACCTCGAGGTGGCGAATTGA
- a CDS encoding arsenate reductase/protein-tyrosine-phosphatase family protein — protein MTAPGAGRGIGNGESAAEITTTFVGLPRDSFRILHVSTGNVCRSPITERLTRHFVRERLGILGGGLIVESAGTWGHEGAPMEANAETVLADFGADASGFTGRELLDEHVIRADLVLTATRDHRAQVISMGHSAGLRTFTLKEFTRLVKAIDPATLPSLEEGVVTRARALVRAAAALRGWLLAPNAEADEVYDPYGAPLTFFRSVGDEIHQALDPVVTALTGVPAKT, from the coding sequence TTGACGGCCCCTGGAGCGGGGCGTGGCATAGGCAACGGGGAAAGCGCGGCGGAGATCACGACGACGTTCGTGGGGCTGCCGCGCGACAGCTTCCGCATCCTCCACGTCAGTACCGGCAACGTGTGCCGCTCGCCCATCACCGAGCGGCTGACCCGCCATTTCGTGCGGGAGCGGCTCGGGATCCTGGGCGGCGGGCTGATCGTGGAGAGCGCGGGCACCTGGGGCCACGAGGGCGCCCCCATGGAGGCCAACGCGGAGACCGTGCTGGCCGACTTCGGCGCGGACGCCTCCGGCTTCACCGGCCGCGAACTCCTCGACGAGCACGTGATCCGCGCCGACCTGGTGCTGACCGCCACCCGGGACCACCGGGCGCAGGTCATCTCCATGGGGCACTCGGCGGGCCTGCGGACCTTCACGCTCAAGGAGTTCACCCGCCTGGTGAAGGCCATCGACCCGGCGACCCTGCCGTCCCTGGAGGAGGGCGTGGTCACACGCGCGCGTGCGCTGGTGCGCGCCGCCGCGGCTCTACGCGGGTGGCTGCTGGCCCCGAACGCCGAGGCGGACGAGGTGTACGACCCGTACGGGGCGCCTCTGACGTTCTTCCGGTCCGTCGGGGACGAGATACACCAGGCACTCGATCCGGTCGTCACGGCCCTCACGGGCGTCCCCGCAAAGACGTAA
- a CDS encoding serine hydroxymethyltransferase produces MTVTPAIEADLLRRQDPELADILLGERERQATTLQLIAAENFSSPAVLAALGSPLANKYAEGYPGARHHGGCEIVDVAERVAVDRARALFGAEHANVQSHSGSSAVLAAYAALLRPGDTVLALGLPYGGHLTHGSPANFSGRWFDFVGYGVEAESGLIDHDQVRTLARTRRPKAIVCGSIAYPRHIDYAFFREVADEVGAYLVADAAHPIGLVAGGAAPNPVPYADIVCATTHKVLRGPRGGMILCRAELAERVDRAVFPFTQGGAQMHTIAAKAVAFGEAATPAFSVYAHQVVANARVLAARLAAEDLVVTTGGTDTHLITADPAPLGVDGRTARGRLAAAGLVLDCCALPHGDARGLRLGTAAVTTQGMGEAEMARIAKLLAGVLRGVTESARAREEVRELAGGFPPYPR; encoded by the coding sequence ATGACGGTCACCCCTGCCATCGAGGCCGACCTCCTGCGCCGCCAGGACCCCGAACTCGCCGACATCCTGCTCGGCGAGCGGGAGCGGCAGGCGACGACGCTCCAGCTGATCGCCGCCGAGAACTTCAGCTCGCCGGCCGTCCTGGCCGCCCTCGGCTCGCCGCTCGCCAACAAGTACGCCGAGGGCTACCCGGGAGCGCGCCACCACGGCGGCTGCGAGATCGTCGACGTCGCCGAACGCGTCGCCGTGGACCGGGCCAGGGCGCTGTTCGGCGCCGAGCACGCCAACGTGCAGTCCCACTCCGGCTCTTCGGCCGTCCTGGCCGCCTACGCCGCCCTGCTGCGCCCCGGCGACACCGTCCTCGCCCTCGGCCTGCCGTACGGCGGCCATCTCACGCACGGCTCGCCGGCGAACTTCTCCGGCCGCTGGTTCGACTTCGTCGGATACGGCGTGGAGGCCGAGTCCGGGCTGATCGACCACGACCAGGTGCGCACCCTGGCCCGCACGCGCCGGCCCAAGGCGATCGTGTGCGGCTCGATCGCCTACCCCCGGCACATCGACTACGCCTTCTTCCGGGAGGTCGCCGACGAGGTGGGCGCGTATCTCGTCGCGGACGCCGCGCATCCCATCGGCCTGGTCGCCGGGGGAGCGGCGCCGAACCCGGTGCCGTACGCGGACATCGTCTGCGCGACGACCCACAAGGTGCTGCGGGGCCCGCGCGGCGGCATGATCCTGTGCCGCGCGGAGCTGGCCGAGCGGGTGGACCGGGCCGTGTTCCCTTTCACACAGGGTGGTGCGCAGATGCACACCATCGCCGCCAAGGCGGTCGCGTTCGGGGAGGCGGCAACACCGGCGTTCTCCGTGTACGCCCATCAGGTGGTCGCCAATGCGAGGGTTCTCGCGGCCCGGCTGGCCGCCGAGGACCTGGTCGTCACCACGGGCGGCACGGACACCCACCTGATCACCGCCGACCCGGCGCCGCTCGGCGTCGACGGCCGCACGGCCCGGGGCCGTCTCGCCGCCGCCGGCCTGGTCCTGGACTGCTGCGCGCTGCCGCACGGCGACGCCCGGGGACTCAGGCTGGGCACGGCCGCCGTCACCACGCAGGGCATGGGCGAGGCGGAGATGGCGCGGATCGCCAAGCTGCTCGCGGGGGTGCTCAGGGGTGTGACCGAGAGCGCGAGGGCCCGTGAAGAAGTGCGGGAGCTGGCCGGTGGATTTCCGCCCTATCCCCGCTGA
- a CDS encoding MraY family glycosyltransferase, translated as MREYLLTLCVTAAVTYLLTGPVRKFAIVAGAMPEIRARDVHREPTPRLGGIAMFFGLCAGLLVADHLTNLSQVFETSNEPRALLSGAALIWLMGVLDDKFELGALIKLGGQMIAAGVMILQGLTILWLPIPGVGTVSVTPWQGNLLTVALVVITINAVNFVDGLDGLAAGMVCIAAAAFFLYTYRIWYGYGAEAAAPATLFSAVLMGMCLGFLPHNMHPARIFMGDSGSMLIGLVLAASAVSVTGQLDVEALNVNLGGTRETTHAMLPVFIPLLMPLTIIAIPAADLALAIVRRTWRGQSPFAADRGHLHHRLLEIGHSHSRAVLIMYFWSALIAFGALAYSVNSTSMWIVLGVVFLSVIGLLLLLLPRFTPRAPRWMERFLPPRYRRRGSVAALSPDASTPASAADQAASVRSEDRTPAVSGVSGVNGATAIGARSRLGDRSKAGTR; from the coding sequence GTGCGTGAATACCTGCTGACGCTCTGCGTCACGGCCGCGGTGACGTATCTGCTGACAGGGCCGGTACGGAAGTTCGCGATCGTGGCCGGAGCGATGCCGGAGATCCGGGCACGTGACGTGCACCGGGAACCCACTCCGCGGCTCGGCGGGATCGCGATGTTCTTCGGCCTGTGCGCGGGTCTGCTGGTCGCCGACCACCTGACCAACCTCAGCCAGGTCTTCGAGACGTCGAACGAACCCCGGGCGCTGCTGTCCGGGGCGGCTCTGATCTGGCTGATGGGCGTGCTGGACGACAAGTTCGAGCTGGGCGCTCTGATCAAGCTGGGTGGCCAGATGATCGCAGCCGGCGTCATGATCCTTCAAGGCTTGACCATCCTGTGGCTGCCCATCCCCGGTGTCGGAACGGTGTCCGTCACCCCGTGGCAGGGCAACCTGCTCACCGTGGCGCTCGTGGTCATCACCATCAACGCGGTCAACTTCGTGGACGGCTTGGACGGCCTGGCGGCAGGGATGGTGTGCATCGCCGCAGCGGCGTTCTTCCTGTACACCTACCGGATCTGGTACGGCTACGGTGCGGAAGCGGCGGCCCCGGCGACCCTGTTCTCCGCGGTGCTCATGGGTATGTGCCTCGGCTTCCTTCCGCACAACATGCACCCCGCCCGGATCTTCATGGGCGACTCCGGGTCAATGCTGATCGGTCTGGTCCTCGCGGCGAGCGCCGTGTCCGTCACCGGCCAGCTGGACGTTGAGGCACTCAACGTCAACCTGGGTGGCACGCGGGAAACGACCCACGCGATGCTCCCCGTCTTCATCCCCCTGCTGATGCCGTTGACGATCATCGCGATCCCGGCCGCCGACCTGGCCCTGGCGATCGTTCGCCGCACCTGGCGCGGCCAGTCCCCGTTCGCCGCCGACCGCGGCCACCTGCACCACCGGCTGCTGGAGATCGGTCACTCGCACAGCCGCGCCGTGCTCATCATGTACTTCTGGTCGGCGCTGATCGCCTTCGGCGCCCTCGCCTACTCGGTCAATTCGACGTCCATGTGGATCGTGCTCGGCGTCGTCTTCCTCAGCGTGATCGGCCTGCTCCTGCTCCTGCTGCCGCGCTTCACGCCGCGGGCCCCGCGCTGGATGGAACGGTTCCTGCCGCCGCGCTACCGGCGCCGCGGCTCGGTCGCGGCCCTCTCACCCGACGCCTCGACGCCGGCGTCCGCCGCCGATCAGGCCGCTTCCGTCAGGTCCGAGGACCGCACGCCGGCGGTCTCCGGGGTCTCCGGTGTCAACGGGGCGACCGCCATCGGCGCCCGTTCGCGTCTGGGCGACCGGAGCAAGGCCGGGACAAGGTAA
- the atpB gene encoding F0F1 ATP synthase subunit A, with protein MSDNGCGFPAPGLHSFLFKPIATVGGFEFNKVMLLALITTLLVVTFFTLAFGKAKVVPGKLQMVGEAGYDFVRRGIVYETLGKKEGEKYVPLMVSLFFFIWIMNIWSVIPLAQFPVSSIIAFPMVLAAIVYVVWVSLTFKRHGFVGFFKNVTGYDKSLGPVLPLVMVIEFFSNLLVRPFTHAVRLFANMFAGHLMLVMFTVASWYLLNSWMIPAAGVSFVMTMVMILFELFVQAVQAYVFVLLACSYIQGALAEHH; from the coding sequence ATGTCCGACAACGGGTGTGGTTTTCCGGCTCCGGGCCTGCACTCGTTCCTCTTCAAGCCGATTGCCACGGTCGGGGGGTTCGAGTTCAACAAGGTGATGCTTCTTGCCCTCATCACCACGCTCCTGGTCGTCACCTTCTTCACGCTCGCCTTCGGCAAGGCGAAGGTGGTGCCGGGCAAGCTCCAGATGGTCGGTGAGGCCGGCTACGACTTCGTACGCCGAGGCATCGTTTACGAGACCCTCGGTAAGAAGGAGGGCGAGAAGTACGTCCCTCTGATGGTCTCGCTCTTCTTCTTCATCTGGATCATGAACATCTGGTCCGTGATCCCGCTGGCCCAGTTCCCGGTCTCGTCGATCATCGCCTTCCCGATGGTCCTGGCCGCGATCGTCTACGTGGTGTGGGTCTCGCTGACCTTCAAGCGGCACGGTTTCGTCGGGTTCTTCAAGAACGTCACCGGCTACGACAAGTCGCTCGGCCCGGTGCTGCCGCTCGTGATGGTCATCGAGTTCTTCTCGAACCTGCTCGTTCGTCCCTTCACGCACGCGGTCCGACTCTTCGCCAACATGTTCGCCGGCCACCTGATGCTGGTGATGTTCACCGTCGCCTCCTGGTACCTGCTGAACAGCTGGATGATCCCGGCCGCCGGTGTCTCGTTCGTCATGACGATGGTCATGATCCTCTTCGAGCTCTTCGTGCAGGCCGTCCAGGCGTACGTCTTCGTCCTCCTGGCCTGCTCGTACATCCAGGGCGCTCTCGCCGAGCACCACTGA
- the atpE gene encoding ATP synthase F0 subunit C — MAALETLAAVEGNIGSIGYGLAAIGPGVGVGIIFGNGTQALARQPEAAGLIRANQILGFAFCEALALIGIVMPFVYN; from the coding sequence ATGGCTGCCCTTGAGACCCTCGCCGCTGTCGAAGGCAACATCGGTTCCATCGGCTACGGCCTCGCCGCCATCGGCCCCGGCGTCGGCGTCGGCATCATCTTCGGTAACGGCACCCAGGCCCTTGCCCGCCAGCCCGAGGCCGCCGGCCTGATCCGTGCCAACCAGATCCTCGGCTTCGCCTTCTGTGAGGCGCTCGCCCTCATCGGCATCGTCATGCCGTTCGTCTACAACTGA
- a CDS encoding F0F1 ATP synthase subunit B — MIANLVQLAAESEQNPLIPPGPELLVGTIAFAIVFFFFWKKLLPNINKVLEERRAAIEGGIEEAETMKVEAQSVLEQYKAQLAEARHEAARLRQEAQEQGAALIAEMRAEGQRQREEIVAAGHAQIEADRKAASSALRQDVGKLATDLAGKLVGESLEDHARQSRVIDRFLDDLEEKAEAGR; from the coding sequence GTGATCGCCAACCTGGTGCAGCTGGCGGCCGAGAGTGAGCAGAACCCGCTCATTCCTCCGGGCCCCGAGCTGCTCGTCGGCACCATCGCCTTCGCCATCGTGTTCTTCTTCTTCTGGAAGAAGCTGCTTCCGAACATCAACAAGGTTCTGGAGGAGCGCCGCGCGGCGATCGAAGGCGGTATCGAAGAGGCCGAGACCATGAAGGTCGAGGCCCAGAGCGTCCTTGAGCAGTACAAGGCACAGCTCGCCGAGGCCCGGCACGAGGCCGCGCGCCTGCGCCAGGAGGCGCAGGAGCAGGGTGCCGCCCTCATCGCCGAGATGCGGGCCGAGGGCCAGCGGCAGCGCGAGGAGATCGTCGCCGCCGGTCACGCCCAGATCGAGGCCGACCGCAAGGCCGCGTCGTCCGCGCTGCGTCAGGACGTCGGCAAGCTCGCCACCGACCTGGCCGGCAAGCTCGTCGGCGAGTCCCTCGAGGACCACGCCCGTCAGAGCCGCGTGATCGACCGGTTCCTCGACGACCTCGAGGAGAAGGCCGAGGCCGGCCGATGA
- a CDS encoding F0F1 ATP synthase subunit delta, whose protein sequence is MNGASREALAAARERLDALTDSTSVDAGSLADELAAVTALLDREVSLRRVLTDPAQAGEAKAELAQRLLSTQVSGPAADLVAGMVRSRWSQSRDLVDALETLADTADLTAAQKAGKLDDVEDELFRFGRIVSGSTELRAALTDRKATTSAKSELLRGLLGGRAQSATERLVTRLVTAPRGRSLESGLESLSKLAAERRDRMVAIVTSAVPLSDPQKQRLGAALAKLYGRTMHLNLDVDPEVLGGIRVQVGDEVINGSLADRIEDASRRLAG, encoded by the coding sequence ATGAACGGAGCGAGCCGCGAGGCCCTGGCAGCCGCACGTGAGCGTCTCGACGCGCTGACGGACTCCACGTCCGTGGACGCCGGCTCGCTCGCCGACGAGCTGGCCGCCGTCACCGCGCTGCTCGACCGCGAGGTGTCGCTGCGTCGGGTCCTCACCGACCCGGCGCAGGCCGGTGAGGCCAAGGCCGAACTGGCCCAGCGCCTGCTCAGCACCCAGGTCAGCGGCCCCGCCGCCGACCTGGTCGCCGGAATGGTGCGCTCCCGCTGGTCGCAGTCGCGCGACCTGGTGGACGCGCTGGAGACGCTGGCCGACACCGCCGACCTCACCGCCGCGCAGAAGGCGGGCAAGCTCGACGACGTCGAGGACGAGCTGTTCCGCTTCGGGCGGATCGTCTCCGGCAGCACCGAGCTGCGTGCCGCGCTGACCGACCGCAAGGCCACCACCTCGGCCAAGAGCGAGCTGCTGCGCGGCCTGCTCGGCGGCCGGGCGCAGTCGGCCACCGAGCGTCTGGTCACGCGCCTTGTGACCGCGCCGCGGGGACGTAGCCTGGAGTCGGGACTGGAGTCCCTGTCCAAGCTCGCCGCCGAGCGCCGGGACCGCATGGTGGCCATCGTCACCTCGGCGGTACCGCTGAGCGACCCGCAGAAGCAGCGCCTGGGCGCCGCCCTCGCGAAGCTCTACGGCCGCACGATGCACCTCAACCTGGACGTGGACCCCGAGGTCCTCGGCGGGATCCGGGTGCAGGTCGGCGACGAGGTCATCAACGGCTCCCTCGCGGACCGCATCGAGGACGCCAGCCGCCGGCTCGCCGGCTGA
- the atpA gene encoding F0F1 ATP synthase subunit alpha: protein MAELTIRPEEIRDALENFVQAYKPDAASREEVGTVTFAGDGIAKVEGLPSVMANELLKFEDGSLGLALNLEEREIGCVVLGEFSGIEEGQPVSRTGEVLSVAVGEGYLGRVVDPLGNPIDGLGEIETDSRRALELQAPGVMVRKSVHEPMETGYKAVDTMTPIGRGQRQLIIGDRQTGKTALAVDTIINQRDNWRTGDPNKQVRCIYVAIGQKGSTIAGVRGALEEAGALEYTTIVAAPASDPAGFKYLAPYTGSAIGQHWMYQGKHVLIIFDDLSKQADAYRAVSLLLRRPPGREAYPGDVFYLHSRLLERCAKLSDEMGAGSMTGLPIVETKANDVSAFIPTNVISITDGQCFLESDLFNAGQRPALNVGISVSRVGGSAQHKAIRQVSGRLRVDLAQFRELEAFAAFGSDLDAASKAQLERGQRMVELLKQPQYQPMATEDQVVSIWAGTTGKMDEVPVADIRRFEKELLEYLHRKEQGLLTSIREGGKMSDDTLQAMADAIAEFKKQFETSDGKLLGEDAPAAGK, encoded by the coding sequence ATGGCGGAGCTCACGATCCGGCCGGAGGAGATCCGGGACGCGCTGGAGAACTTCGTCCAGGCGTACAAGCCGGACGCGGCCTCGCGCGAGGAGGTCGGTACGGTCACCTTCGCCGGCGACGGTATCGCGAAGGTCGAGGGTCTGCCCTCGGTCATGGCCAACGAGCTGCTGAAGTTCGAGGACGGCAGCCTCGGTCTCGCCCTCAACCTCGAGGAGCGCGAGATCGGCTGCGTCGTCCTCGGCGAGTTCAGCGGTATCGAGGAGGGCCAGCCGGTCTCCCGTACCGGCGAGGTCCTGTCCGTCGCGGTCGGCGAGGGCTACCTCGGCCGCGTCGTGGACCCCCTCGGCAACCCGATCGACGGCCTCGGCGAGATCGAGACCGACAGCCGTCGCGCCCTGGAGCTGCAGGCTCCGGGCGTCATGGTCCGTAAGTCGGTGCACGAGCCGATGGAGACGGGCTACAAGGCCGTCGACACGATGACCCCGATCGGCCGTGGCCAGCGCCAGCTGATCATCGGTGACCGCCAGACCGGCAAGACCGCCCTGGCCGTCGACACCATCATCAACCAGCGCGACAACTGGCGCACCGGCGACCCGAACAAGCAGGTCCGCTGCATCTACGTCGCCATCGGCCAGAAGGGCTCCACCATCGCCGGCGTGCGCGGCGCTCTGGAGGAGGCCGGCGCGCTGGAGTACACGACCATCGTCGCCGCCCCGGCGTCCGACCCGGCCGGCTTCAAGTACCTGGCGCCCTACACCGGTTCGGCCATCGGCCAGCACTGGATGTACCAGGGCAAGCACGTCCTGATCATCTTCGACGACCTGTCGAAGCAGGCCGACGCCTACCGCGCCGTGTCGCTGCTGCTGCGCCGCCCGCCGGGCCGTGAGGCCTACCCGGGTGACGTCTTCTACCTGCACTCTCGTCTGCTGGAGCGCTGCGCGAAGCTCTCCGACGAGATGGGTGCCGGCTCGATGACCGGTCTGCCGATCGTCGAGACGAAGGCCAACGACGTCTCGGCGTTCATCCCGACCAACGTCATCTCCATCACCGACGGCCAGTGCTTCCTGGAGTCGGACCTGTTCAACGCCGGTCAGCGCCCCGCGCTGAACGTCGGTATCTCGGTCTCCCGAGTCGGTGGTTCCGCCCAGCACAAGGCGATCCGCCAGGTCTCCGGCCGTCTGCGTGTGGACCTCGCCCAGTTCCGTGAGCTGGAGGCCTTCGCCGCCTTCGGTTCCGACCTGGACGCCGCGTCCAAGGCGCAGCTGGAGCGTGGTCAGCGCATGGTCGAGCTGCTGAAGCAGCCGCAGTACCAGCCGATGGCCACCGAGGACCAGGTCGTCTCCATCTGGGCCGGCACCACCGGCAAGATGGACGAGGTTCCGGTCGCCGACATCCGCCGCTTCGAGAAGGAGCTGCTGGAGTACCTGCACCGCAAGGAGCAGGGTCTGCTGACCTCCATCCGCGAGGGCGGGAAGATGTCGGACGACACGCTCCAGGCCATGGCCGACGCCATCGCGGAGTTCAAGAAGCAGTTCGAGACCTCCGACGGCAAGCTGCTCGGCGAGGACGCCCCGGCTGCCGGCAAGTGA